A genomic region of Terriglobia bacterium contains the following coding sequences:
- a CDS encoding FAD-binding oxidoreductase, translated as MHTADVVIIGGGIVGSSIAWHLTHAGCKSVLVIERESSQGKGSTGKSMGGVRAQFSTPVNIQMSLYSIPFYAKFEEVVGHPADYRPQGYLFLATKDSHLAYLRDNFERQKKLGLTTARLLPADEIRAMLPQLRSDDVLGGSFCSTDGFVDPYSVMNGFMASAVEHGATLWKRTEVTGIGTDEQGAFRVETTRGPVSTRTVVNAGGAWAAQIAKFVGVDLPVEPLRRMLVPSEPFSDFPHTSPMVIDMSTGFHFRPEGRGFLLAWNDPEETPGYKTDFETAFIEKILLHAADRVPAFENLPINPKRAWAGLYEMTPDHHCVLGPVAAVPGFFLANGFSGHGVMHSPATGKILANLILQGKTDVVDDVGVLAFERFAKGQLLHETAVL; from the coding sequence ATGCATACAGCGGACGTGGTCATCATCGGCGGCGGCATAGTTGGCTCAAGCATCGCTTGGCACCTCACGCATGCGGGTTGCAAGAGCGTGCTGGTCATTGAGCGGGAAAGTTCGCAGGGAAAAGGTTCCACCGGCAAGAGCATGGGCGGAGTGCGCGCGCAGTTTTCCACGCCCGTCAATATACAGATGTCGCTGTACTCGATTCCTTTCTATGCCAAATTTGAAGAAGTCGTCGGCCATCCTGCCGATTATCGCCCGCAAGGTTATCTTTTCCTCGCGACCAAGGACTCACACCTCGCGTATCTGCGCGACAACTTCGAGCGGCAAAAGAAACTCGGTTTGACGACCGCCCGTCTGCTTCCCGCTGACGAAATTCGCGCCATGCTGCCGCAGCTCCGCTCTGACGACGTTCTCGGCGGCAGCTTCTGCTCGACCGACGGATTTGTGGATCCTTACAGCGTGATGAATGGCTTCATGGCCTCAGCCGTGGAACACGGAGCCACGTTGTGGAAGAGGACTGAAGTTACAGGCATCGGCACAGATGAGCAAGGCGCATTCCGCGTGGAAACCACTCGCGGCCCGGTTTCCACCCGCACGGTCGTCAATGCCGGGGGAGCATGGGCGGCACAAATTGCGAAATTCGTCGGCGTCGATCTGCCGGTTGAGCCGCTGCGGCGCATGCTTGTCCCGTCTGAACCTTTTTCGGACTTTCCGCATACCTCTCCCATGGTCATCGACATGAGCACGGGCTTCCATTTCCGCCCGGAAGGCCGCGGCTTTCTGCTGGCCTGGAACGATCCTGAGGAAACGCCTGGTTATAAAACTGACTTCGAGACAGCGTTTATCGAAAAAATCCTACTGCACGCTGCCGACCGTGTCCCAGCCTTTGAGAATCTTCCAATCAATCCCAAGCGTGCCTGGGCGGGACTCTATGAGATGACGCCCGATCATCACTGCGTGCTCGGTCCGGTCGCTGCCGTGCCCGGATTCTTTCTGGCCAACGGCTTCAGCGGCCACGGCGTGATGCACTCACCAGCGACAGGTAAGATTCTTGCAAACCTTATTTTGCAGGGAAAAACCGATGTAGTGGATGATGTTGGTGTTCTCGCTTTCGAGCGCTTCGCCAAGGGTCAGTTGCTGCATGAAACTGCGGTGCTATAA